One Hevea brasiliensis isolate MT/VB/25A 57/8 chromosome 6, ASM3005281v1, whole genome shotgun sequence genomic window, tagtaagacATTTAGACAACAAATCTGAACAACAGCAATCTTTGGCCCCAACTCTAGGGCAGTAATCTCGATAGAGAATAGGTAAATCACAAACCCAAACAAAAACAAGAATAGGTGAGTTGATAGGGGAGAAGAAGCCGACTATGGCCTGGTCAAAGATGCTGCGTCGACGTCTAGTGGGGTGAGTAGCTCGGTCCACGTCGTGTCTTGGCGTGAGGATGAGCGAGATGGAGAACATGGTCGAAGGCACATGACATTGCATTCGCATCGGCAAAACAGAAAATGGAGAAACAGAGAAGATTTATCGGCACATCTCAGATGAAAGGCGAGAACGATATCACAACCCAACTGTGCTACGATTCGACACATCGATGTCTGCCTCCATTAATTACAACCCAACAGAAGAATGAATTCGAGAGTGGCTCAGAGGCAAACGACTCCAATAATAGAAGATACGCTGGGCCTGGTAGTGCTATGGCAGTGGGACTAGTGGGCTTGGCTTCAATCAGAAGACCTTAAAATATTGATGATTCGTTTTTTTTTCTTGTAGTAATGGGAATCGAAGGAACTTATAATACAATTGAAAACAAACTTAACTCTGTATTATACATGGCAGCTGCTACTTTCCTCACCttacaataaaaacaaaataaaaacaaCAACTATCGTTTGTTGAAGCAACCTAACCAAAATTGAATCTTTCAGAACTGCACCAGAGGATTTATTAACTCTGCTTGCCAATGGCATACTCCTATCAGTGCTAGAGAGGTGCTGCACTGTCCTTGCTGAAACGGGTCTGCCCATATCGCAGCGACCGATGCCTGAATCAAATGATGAATCCAACCCATCTTCAAAAACACTATTACAATCATAACATAGTCCTGTGTTATTCTGAAGCCTCAGCTTTCTCCTCATCCTCCATACCATTTCTCTTCCGAATGGAACTGGCCCGGACAATTGATTGTCGTTTAGCTTTAGTTCACTCAGATTTTTCAGGTTCTTGAAGTTTGTAGGAATTGAACCATTGAAGCAATTCCGATCGAGATGAATGACCCTTAAGTTTGTTAATCTGCCTAATGAATCCGGGATTGGACCATGCAGATTTGTATTTGAGAGGATTAAGATAATTAAACCTTTCATACCATCAAATTCATCACCAGCAAGTGTAGTTGACATTGGATTTCCTTCCAGAATTAACGCTTGGAGAGAGCTTAAGCTTCTGATTGAAATCGGAAGTGGCTTTGATAGGCGATTTTGGCTTAAATCCATAAGGATTAGCTCTTTTAAGCCACTGAAAGAATCAGGAATCGAACCGCTCAGACGATTATGGCTGAAATCCATTTTGATTAGAGAACGACAATAACCCAGGCTAGATGGGATTGAACCGGTCAAAAGATTTCGGTTCAAGTCCAAAACATTCAAAACCGGAAAACTTAAACTGGGTATTGAACCGGTTAATCTGTTCCCGCTCAAATCTAACGACCTTAGGCTGGTCAACAGGCCCAAGGAAACTGGGATTGAACCGTTGATGTTATTTTTGTGAAGATCAAGAACCCTCAAACGGGTAAGATTGCCCAATTCATTAGGGATTGGACCCACATGTCCATTTTCTCTAAGCACTAACGTTTGCAAAGTTGGGCCCAACTGCCCTAAAAATGAAGGGATGGGTTGTGGGTTATGACTAAGGCAACGGTAAAAAAACAAGGTCCTAATGTGAGGAAGCTTAGTAATGGATTGTGAAATATAAGAACTTGTTGGGTCACAAGTAGGAAAGGCAGTGTCATCAGACAATGCACCAAAAGATAATGAAACAACATGATACACATCGTCTTTATCCAGCATACACTCTATGCCATGCCACCGGCCGCGGCAAACGTCAGGAATGTCAGTCGCCCAATTGTTGCCGGTAGCCTTCATAATGTCATAGACAGCTTCTTGCTCGTGGGTCTCCGTTCGTGCTCCGCTAATGTTCATAGAAAACCCATTTCGAAGCC contains:
- the LOC110658917 gene encoding protein TOO MANY MOUTHS-like; translation: MATFFSTQTSLLLPLLMSLLLPLSMPFTVIVSDPGNQSALIDGLRNGFSMNISGARTETHEQEAVYDIMKATGNNWATDIPDVCRGRWHGIECMLDKDDVYHVVSLSFGALSDDTAFPTCDPTSSYISQSITKLPHIRTLFFYRCLSHNPQPIPSFLGQLGPTLQTLVLRENGHVGPIPNELGNLTRLRVLDLHKNNINGSIPVSLGLLTSLRSLDLSGNRLTGSIPSLSFPVLNVLDLNRNLLTGSIPSSLGYCRSLIKMDFSHNRLSGSIPDSFSGLKELILMDLSQNRLSKPLPISIRSLSSLQALILEGNPMSTTLAGDEFDGMKGLIILILSNTNLHGPIPDSLGRLTNLRVIHLDRNCFNGSIPTNFKNLKNLSELKLNDNQLSGPVPFGREMVWRMRRKLRLQNNTGLCYDCNSVFEDGLDSSFDSGIGRCDMGRPVSARTVQHLSSTDRSMPLASRVNKSSGAVLKDSILVRLLQQTIVVVFILFLL